In a genomic window of Mycoplasma iguanae:
- a CDS encoding GIY-YIG nuclease family protein has product MDIKELNKVPEKYGVYCWKNKWNEIIYVGKTNNLRKRMQQYLQGRKNSYKTDALVRDIESFEFNVCNNEKEALILERQFIEQFRPIYNIKFLDHKNYPYLMIKLDKKITISVKWNFKNKIQKNNVFFYGPIPTSNWKSLKDFLEREAFHENGLPIKNESAQYWKEKFEKIKIMLSPKNGSYIKELEKKYLHAIEMQNFEIARDIDNCIKQLKNIHDDQSVELINQNNLDVVALISKNNKFFIQINFYRAGKLISNYKYTSDFTQYNEVYFLNYFLNDFYKNTFIPDQIVLDYKFHKNEFLFDF; this is encoded by the coding sequence ATGGACATTAAAGAATTAAATAAAGTGCCTGAAAAGTATGGAGTTTATTGCTGAAAAAATAAATGAAATGAAATTATTTATGTTGGTAAAACTAATAATTTACGCAAAAGAATGCAGCAATATTTGCAAGGTAGAAAAAATTCATATAAAACAGATGCTTTAGTCAGAGACATAGAAAGTTTTGAATTTAATGTTTGTAACAATGAAAAAGAAGCCTTAATTTTAGAAAGACAATTTATTGAACAATTTCGTCCTATATATAATATAAAATTTTTAGATCATAAAAATTATCCATATCTAATGATAAAATTAGACAAAAAAATTACTATTTCTGTTAAGTGAAATTTTAAAAATAAAATACAAAAAAATAATGTTTTTTTCTATGGCCCAATTCCAACTAGCAACTGAAAATCTTTAAAAGACTTTTTAGAAAGAGAAGCTTTTCATGAAAATGGTTTACCAATTAAAAATGAAAGTGCTCAATACTGAAAAGAAAAATTTGAAAAAATTAAAATAATGTTATCTCCTAAAAATGGTTCATATATAAAAGAATTAGAAAAAAAATACCTGCATGCTATAGAAATGCAAAATTTTGAAATAGCAAGAGATATAGATAACTGTATTAAACAATTAAAAAATATTCATGATGACCAAAGTGTAGAGTTAATAAATCAAAACAATTTAGATGTTGTTGCTCTTATTTCTAAAAACAATAAATTTTTTATTCAAATAAATTTTTACCGTGCTGGAAAATTAATCAGTAATTATAAATATACAAGTGATTTTACTCAATATAATGAGGTTTATTTTTTAAACTATTTTTTAAATGACTTTTATAAAAATACCTTTATTCCTGATCAAATTGTTTTAGATTATAAATTTCATAAAAATGAATTTTTATTTGATTTTTAA
- a CDS encoding MSC_0621 family F1-like ATPase epsilon subunit has protein sequence MKNKNPEIFDIDIKTDKNQIITFNDAKLFYNLNLEDSWIEIRFKIILSEKQLLLRIDTETEQNFLFAHKAIVINNGKKIIINLQTPLHFYKSSKKEFLIQRKKINLTEIEEKLITFYLDDNSQKNIEQNILFNKILEKKFEAIATNNFYLINKKEGE, from the coding sequence ATGAAAAATAAAAATCCAGAAATTTTTGATATTGATATAAAAACTGATAAAAATCAAATTATTACTTTCAATGATGCGAAACTTTTTTACAACTTAAATCTAGAAGATTCATGAATAGAAATTAGATTTAAAATCATCTTATCAGAAAAACAATTATTACTGAGAATAGATACTGAAACAGAACAGAATTTTTTATTTGCCCATAAGGCAATTGTAATTAATAATGGCAAAAAAATAATTATCAATCTTCAAACTCCTTTACATTTTTACAAGTCAAGCAAAAAAGAATTTTTAATTCAAAGAAAAAAAATTAATTTAACAGAAATTGAAGAAAAACTAATTACCTTTTATCTAGATGATAATTCTCAAAAAAACATCGAACAAAACATTTTATTTAATAAAATTTTAGAAAAAAAATTTGAAGCAATAGCCACAAATAATTTTTATTTAATAAATAAAAAAGAAGGTGAATAA
- a CDS encoding MSC_0624 family F1-like ATPase-associated membrane protein: protein MKLFYLAFTLVVLMTLENFFFWKDGISIQRLFQSTSNQTLYLNFTIIARSTFLILTCLFLFFGIFSIITKKWIKDRTKYFWLFVYSTYLLANIVIYFIYHTKEIQNVFYLSFNLLILFFINLIYAIHMFVIQKKINPLDKNVIWPLYLTYIFRFLWLVVFYVLFAIIAFGSASIKDSFYENFLIKFFNELLIGAREFKNAFIIFLFLLLIVFGLISSSFEYWFNIHVTKNKIKSNEIFYWMSSIFFLGAFAFFVKQAAGEFIPWDSTFGIETNYLSLYIFIAINIIVLTTIITLKFLAKRNFKIRKFFKNKYLIYWILLLIWIANLINSLFNVNTSENFKIIAVNFASSIIVYFLLFIWQKEKTTLRQLNVLSIIFITISLMSIVIGFNNYLLVNKNYLSINIYSLPLYLQLGIVVLIAITFSCLLLIVLENQKIIKFYFKKLLFKNKGAAKGGQNV, encoded by the coding sequence ATGAAATTATTTTATTTAGCTTTTACTTTAGTAGTATTGATGACATTAGAAAATTTTTTCTTTTGAAAAGATGGAATCAGTATTCAAAGATTATTTCAAAGTACAAGTAACCAAACTTTATATTTAAATTTTACAATTATTGCAAGATCTACTTTTCTTATACTAACTTGCTTATTCTTATTTTTTGGTATTTTTTCAATTATTACAAAAAAATGAATCAAAGATAGAACAAAATATTTTTGATTATTTGTCTATTCTACTTATTTATTAGCAAATATAGTCATTTATTTTATATACCACACAAAAGAAATACAAAATGTTTTTTATTTAAGTTTTAATTTGTTAATTTTATTTTTCATTAACTTAATTTATGCAATTCATATGTTTGTTATCCAGAAAAAAATCAATCCATTAGATAAAAACGTAATTTGACCTTTATATTTAACTTATATATTTAGATTCTTATGATTAGTTGTCTTTTATGTACTTTTTGCCATCATCGCATTTGGAAGTGCTTCAATTAAAGATAGCTTTTATGAGAATTTTTTAATTAAGTTTTTTAATGAACTTTTAATAGGAGCTAGAGAATTTAAAAATGCATTTATTATTTTTCTATTTTTACTATTAATAGTTTTTGGTTTAATCAGTTCTTCATTTGAATATTGATTCAATATTCACGTAACTAAAAATAAAATTAAAAGTAATGAAATTTTTTATTGAATGTCATCAATTTTCTTTTTAGGAGCTTTTGCTTTTTTTGTTAAACAAGCAGCAGGTGAATTTATTCCTTGAGATTCAACATTTGGAATTGAAACTAATTACTTATCACTTTATATTTTTATAGCAATTAACATAATTGTTTTAACAACAATTATCACATTAAAATTTTTAGCAAAAAGAAACTTCAAAATTAGAAAATTTTTTAAAAATAAATATTTAATTTATTGAATACTTTTATTAATTTGAATTGCTAATTTAATCAATAGTTTATTTAATGTCAATACAAGTGAAAATTTCAAAATCATTGCAGTCAATTTTGCTTCTTCAATTATTGTTTACTTTTTACTATTTATTTGACAAAAAGAAAAAACAACTTTAAGGCAATTGAATGTTTTATCTATTATTTTTATAACCATTTCATTAATGTCAATTGTTATTGGATTTAACAATTATTTATTAGTAAATAAAAATTATCTATCAATCAATATTTATTCTTTACCTTTGTATTTACAGTTAGGTATTGTTGTGCTTATTGCAATAACATTTTCATGTTTATTGTTAATAGTTTTAGAAAATCAAAAAATCATAAAATTCTATTTCAAAAAACTTTTATTTAAAAATAAAGGTGCAGCAAAAGGAGGACAAAATGTTTAA
- a CDS encoding MSC_0620 family F1-like ATPase-associated subunit: MKKITKILSIPFTLSVVAVPFLSVKENIHYQVSTVKVFNDTDTATSPEETAKPLPRRLGEKEKAEWKAYLNNLIKTKLDEFLNVLQNFLLNRSQQLDELEEYTDIEKIVEKAYLSKVVEYISKNKNDIQNSIGKYELPFVFPRIFYEDYETSIGTVKWNDTDYVPITWGKSPSTDYAKETANAPKEENTTSHRSMDVYDKFQVYVQNYINNFGKRLHDIFLNKEDFPEYKKHFILNSVYQNGVGYLDMSDPIGIEGVNSWDDYINQKIHKQTLKFDLEENQRYTQENILTPPVDNPEVLEEDILTDSKGDKVPITNSYEIRDIPNLVAYVSPVYSNLSSQRIRDIFNSVDDVEKQKLFFFQNPMSIRYEYSVQSANETNGKLNLSVKLEDKLVKTNSRVYSVEVTNINENEQENFRTRLRFNITESLKSIIEDIKTSLMLNDLLQIKKSYSAKNDEENPDANRAQQRHINNIIFALTKFMFYPDLIEEQTKLLEQGVKSYSGGPGTEIISDANYEIKKYFLNQLKHSYINSTKISSVIAQVTAMKFHENITNFNKEKDTILKTFQENNLNINQLVNVINYLTKVSDDLKLLGETDSIDNVNNFYQMVDLSQDLNLKNESLTKVKDFFNKTEGSEAALSQEFSQVSQQIEKSKILQSVLISLSSLILIITVASISIWKALLIKKRRKQ, from the coding sequence ATGAAAAAGATAACAAAAATTTTATCAATACCTTTCACTTTATCTGTGGTTGCAGTTCCATTTTTATCTGTAAAAGAAAATATCCATTATCAAGTTAGTACAGTAAAAGTTTTTAATGATACTGACACTGCTACAAGCCCAGAAGAAACAGCAAAACCTTTACCAAGAAGATTAGGTGAAAAAGAAAAAGCAGAATGAAAAGCATATTTAAACAATTTAATTAAAACTAAGTTAGATGAATTTTTAAATGTATTACAAAACTTTTTGCTAAATAGATCTCAACAACTTGATGAGTTAGAAGAATATACAGATATAGAAAAAATTGTTGAAAAAGCTTATTTATCAAAAGTTGTAGAATATATTTCAAAAAATAAAAACGATATTCAAAATTCAATCGGTAAATATGAATTACCTTTTGTTTTTCCAAGAATATTTTATGAAGATTATGAAACATCAATCGGAACAGTTAAGTGAAATGATACAGATTATGTTCCTATAACTTGAGGTAAAAGCCCTAGTACAGATTATGCTAAAGAAACAGCAAATGCTCCAAAAGAAGAAAATACCACGTCTCATAGATCAATGGATGTTTATGACAAATTTCAGGTTTATGTACAGAATTATATAAATAATTTCGGCAAAAGACTCCATGATATATTTTTAAACAAAGAAGATTTTCCAGAATATAAAAAGCATTTTATCTTGAACTCAGTTTACCAAAATGGAGTTGGATACTTAGATATGTCAGATCCAATTGGTATTGAAGGAGTTAATTCTTGAGATGATTATATCAATCAAAAAATTCATAAGCAAACTTTAAAGTTTGATCTAGAAGAAAATCAACGTTACACACAAGAAAATATCCTTACTCCTCCTGTTGATAATCCTGAAGTTTTAGAAGAAGATATACTAACAGATTCAAAAGGTGATAAAGTTCCTATCACTAATTCATATGAAATTAGAGATATTCCAAATTTAGTGGCTTATGTTTCTCCAGTTTATTCAAATTTATCAAGCCAAAGAATTCGTGATATTTTTAATTCAGTAGATGATGTAGAAAAACAAAAATTATTCTTTTTTCAAAACCCGATGTCAATAAGATATGAATATTCTGTGCAGTCCGCTAATGAAACAAACGGAAAATTAAATCTTTCAGTAAAACTAGAAGATAAATTAGTTAAAACTAATTCAAGAGTTTATTCAGTAGAAGTTACAAATATAAATGAAAATGAACAAGAAAATTTTCGAACCCGTTTAAGATTTAATATCACAGAAAGCTTAAAAAGCATTATCGAAGATATCAAAACTTCTTTGATGTTAAATGATCTGTTACAAATCAAAAAAAGTTATAGTGCAAAAAATGATGAAGAAAATCCTGATGCCAATAGAGCACAACAAAGACATATAAATAACATAATTTTTGCTTTAACTAAATTTATGTTTTATCCCGATCTTATAGAAGAACAAACAAAATTATTAGAACAGGGAGTTAAAAGTTATTCTGGTGGCCCAGGGACTGAAATCATTTCTGATGCTAACTATGAAATTAAAAAATATTTTTTAAATCAACTAAAACATAGTTATATTAATTCAACAAAAATTTCTAGTGTTATTGCACAAGTTACTGCTATGAAATTTCATGAAAATATCACTAATTTTAATAAAGAAAAAGACACAATTCTAAAAACATTTCAAGAAAATAATTTAAACATTAATCAATTAGTTAATGTGATTAATTATCTAACTAAAGTGTCAGATGATTTAAAACTTTTAGGTGAAACCGACAGTATTGATAATGTTAATAATTTTTATCAAATGGTAGATTTAAGTCAAGATTTAAATCTTAAAAATGAAAGTTTAACAAAAGTAAAAGATTTTTTTAATAAAACAGAAGGATCAGAAGCTGCATTAAGTCAGGAATTTTCACAAGTATCTCAACAAATAGAAAAATCTAAAATTTTGCAATCAGTATTAATTTCACTATCTAGTTTAATATTGATCATCACAGTTGCTTCAATCAGTATTTGAAAAGCACTTTTAATTAAGAAAAGAAGGAAACAATAA
- a CDS encoding MSC_0619 family F1-like ATPase alpha subunit, producing the protein MSNNPKIKAILDYVIIAEGNYPYQQEQFFEIKNKPGLTAFLLSANENEAFLLIDSSFTNYAVGDELVELKNYSEVATPKNIFGKVVNYQAEILLPQPEKKSKEVFPMKHHIFSTALNMMQRKKLNEQLKTGILSIDLFNPIGLGQRQSIIGDKQTGKTHIILNTIINQSKLGVKCIYVSIGQNHHNLNNVYQTLEKYNALDNVIIFEAPATSQFQQFLIPYFAMAHAENLSKDYDVLIVFDDLTKHANIYRETSLLIDKPIGKEAFPGDIFFAHSRILEKSGKFIDRKSITCLPIVQTVDNDITSLISSNIISITDGQIILNSNIFAEGRLPAIDLDISVSRTGTSVQSKNIAKISSDLLKIYRAYKRQSKLSNLNYELNKEISTLIYKGKSIEGILNQRGFNQYSEKTILISGKLIAWGILQHVEDKFEAIKFVYSLIKHERNAIQIYKNLLNAIPHDDEVLKNYFAWSLNQYFQYKNINDRIPTTMNFIPFNPEQLTTVIENMEEWK; encoded by the coding sequence ATGTCAAACAATCCAAAAATTAAAGCTATTTTAGATTATGTAATTATTGCTGAAGGAAATTATCCTTACCAGCAAGAACAATTTTTTGAAATTAAAAACAAGCCGGGGTTAACAGCTTTTCTATTAAGTGCTAATGAAAACGAAGCTTTTCTTTTAATAGATAGCAGTTTTACAAATTATGCTGTTGGTGATGAATTAGTTGAATTAAAAAATTACTCAGAAGTTGCAACACCTAAAAATATTTTTGGGAAGGTAGTTAATTATCAAGCAGAAATTTTATTGCCTCAACCAGAAAAGAAATCAAAAGAAGTATTTCCAATGAAACATCATATTTTCTCAACAGCATTAAACATGATGCAGAGAAAAAAATTAAATGAGCAATTAAAAACAGGAATTTTATCAATTGATTTATTTAATCCCATTGGTCTAGGACAAAGACAATCAATTATTGGTGATAAGCAAACAGGTAAAACTCACATTATTTTAAATACAATTATCAACCAATCAAAATTAGGTGTCAAATGTATTTATGTTTCAATTGGTCAAAACCACCACAACTTAAATAATGTTTATCAAACACTTGAAAAATACAATGCATTAGATAATGTAATTATTTTTGAAGCTCCTGCAACTTCACAATTTCAACAATTTTTAATTCCTTATTTTGCAATGGCACATGCTGAAAACTTATCAAAAGATTATGATGTTTTAATTGTATTTGATGATTTAACAAAACATGCAAACATTTATCGTGAAACTTCTTTATTAATTGATAAACCAATTGGTAAAGAAGCCTTTCCAGGTGATATTTTCTTTGCACATTCAAGAATTTTAGAAAAAAGTGGAAAATTTATTGATCGAAAAAGTATTACATGTCTTCCAATAGTGCAAACTGTTGATAACGATATCACATCACTAATTTCTTCAAATATTATTTCAATTACCGATGGTCAAATTATTTTAAATAGTAATATTTTTGCTGAAGGTAGATTACCTGCTATTGATTTAGATATTTCTGTTTCTCGTACAGGTACATCAGTACAATCAAAAAATATTGCTAAGATTTCAAGTGATTTATTAAAAATTTACAGAGCTTATAAACGACAAAGTAAACTTTCAAATCTAAATTACGAATTAAATAAGGAAATTTCAACCTTAATTTATAAGGGTAAATCAATTGAAGGAATTTTAAATCAAAGAGGGTTTAATCAATATTCTGAAAAAACAATTTTAATTTCAGGAAAATTAATTGCATGAGGAATTTTACAACATGTTGAGGATAAATTTGAGGCCATCAAATTTGTATATTCATTAATTAAACATGAGAGAAATGCAATTCAAATTTATAAGAATTTATTAAATGCAATTCCACATGATGATGAAGTTTTAAAAAATTATTTTGCTTGATCATTGAATCAATATTTCCAATATAAAAATATCAATGACAGAATACCAACAACAATGAACTTTATTCCATTTAACCCAGAGCAATTAACAACAGTAATAGAAAATATGGAGGAATGAAAATAA
- a CDS encoding MSC_0622 family F1-like ATPase gamma subunit, translated as MNLQKKVNKLTNFEKLHKIVDINRSISMIEIQSLVNKIKDKFEDFYFIKNLIDAIVDKYKIQPWLYKKDNLFKKSKSTLWIYISEEQKYVKAFYENIEENIKTKAKSGDKIIAIGKQAYEFAKNQNLEILFHLEDTKDWNYENSQKIITLMKNLIQHQEIKTVYFMLHSSRVKNFTATIFPMNQFYFDYDKENKFYKNVLKEIEEYTIFPNLETFTENLCNLYLEKVLDILILESSFVIMKNKLINENQILKDVEEKIKIFKREILKIKREMEIEEINIASYNKKWDYHEK; from the coding sequence ATGAATCTTCAAAAAAAAGTAAATAAATTAACTAATTTTGAAAAACTACACAAAATTGTTGACATTAATAGAAGTATTTCCATGATTGAAATTCAATCATTGGTAAACAAAATAAAAGATAAATTTGAAGATTTTTATTTTATTAAAAATTTAATTGATGCAATTGTAGATAAATACAAAATACAACCATGACTATACAAAAAAGATAATTTGTTTAAAAAATCAAAATCTACACTTTGAATTTATATTTCAGAAGAACAAAAATATGTAAAAGCTTTTTATGAAAATATTGAAGAAAATATTAAAACTAAAGCTAAAAGCGGCGACAAAATTATAGCTATAGGGAAACAAGCTTATGAATTTGCTAAAAATCAAAATTTAGAAATTCTTTTTCATTTAGAAGATACAAAAGATTGAAATTATGAAAATTCTCAAAAAATTATCACATTAATGAAAAATTTAATTCAACACCAAGAAATCAAAACAGTTTATTTTATGCTTCATTCAAGTAGAGTTAAAAATTTTACAGCAACAATCTTCCCTATGAATCAATTTTATTTTGATTATGATAAAGAAAATAAATTTTATAAAAATGTTTTAAAAGAAATTGAAGAATATACAATCTTCCCTAACTTAGAAACTTTTACAGAGAATTTATGTAATTTATATTTAGAAAAAGTTTTAGATATTTTAATTTTGGAATCTTCATTCGTTATCATGAAAAACAAATTAATTAATGAAAATCAAATTCTAAAAGATGTTGAAGAAAAAATTAAAATTTTCAAACGAGAAATTCTAAAAATTAAAAGAGAAATGGAAATTGAAGAAATTAATATTGCCAGTTATAACAAAAAATGAGATTATCATGAAAAATAA
- a CDS encoding DUF2714 domain-containing protein: protein MFKNKSQQNYSKKDKPTYEYYDLIQKENFISFSQLRGTLALQTNTSYKGNEFRQLSRKIKKAYEKQLDLVFRSFVISWNKNLRFSRDKIIPIISEAETTNVESVNFRKLEDQEDYLETYNDIIEHYLLQEKRYIEVTNGIIIYTSRETNTLKIAFSPEVVDLEKESNESSKKSK, encoded by the coding sequence ATGTTTAAAAACAAATCACAACAGAATTATTCAAAGAAAGATAAACCTACTTATGAATATTATGATCTTATTCAAAAAGAAAATTTTATTTCTTTTTCACAATTAAGAGGAACTTTAGCTTTACAAACAAATACTTCTTATAAAGGAAATGAATTCCGGCAATTATCTAGAAAAATCAAAAAAGCTTATGAAAAACAATTGGACTTAGTTTTTAGATCATTTGTAATTAGTTGAAATAAAAATTTACGTTTTAGTAGAGACAAAATTATCCCTATTATTAGCGAAGCAGAAACAACAAACGTTGAGTCAGTTAATTTTAGAAAACTAGAAGATCAAGAAGATTATCTAGAAACTTATAACGATATCATTGAACACTATCTGTTACAAGAAAAACGTTACATTGAAGTAACTAACGGGATTATTATTTATACATCAAGAGAAACAAACACATTAAAAATTGCTTTTAGTCCAGAAGTTGTAGATTTGGAAAAGGAAAGTAATGAATCTTCAAAAAAAAGTAAATAA
- a CDS encoding MSC_0618 family F1-like ATPase beta subunit — translation MKGIVHKILSNVIEVKFAKAKEGLLQNNQILESSDKKNTLIIKRIINKETALAILIISQREIRLGDEFINTLKTFSVPVGKESQGNVYDVLGNSLLDKNSPKIKRIPMNSVDVPAKKIDTKFEILETGIKSIDFFIPILKGYKLGIFGGAGVGKTVLMKEIIFNVSKFKSKINSSIFIGSGERSREGLELFSELNESNLMSNTSLYISQMNEHPGSRMSIVPIGITAAEYLRDVEKQNILLFIDNIYRYIQAGNEISASLGKKPSIGGYQSTLDSEVSEVQNRLYANENGSITAFETVFLPMDDITDPSAVSVLNHLDSSLVLSREQIAKNIYPAFDPIASTSNSVNEKIIGKRHFDAILRTKSILQKYKELEDVILILGFDELDKESKIIVRKAMQLQYFFTQNFFTAESFTKEQGVYVKLEDTIESVIRIIEGKYINQSPEIFKSIGSALDLPMDEELEDI, via the coding sequence ATGAAGGGAATTGTTCATAAAATTTTATCAAATGTTATTGAAGTAAAATTCGCCAAAGCTAAAGAAGGATTATTACAAAATAATCAAATTTTAGAATCAAGTGATAAGAAAAATACTTTAATTATTAAAAGAATTATTAATAAGGAAACTGCTCTTGCAATTTTAATTATTTCCCAAAGAGAAATTCGATTAGGTGATGAATTCATAAATACCTTAAAAACTTTTTCAGTACCTGTAGGTAAAGAATCACAAGGAAATGTTTATGATGTTTTAGGAAATTCTTTGTTAGATAAAAATTCACCAAAAATTAAAAGAATTCCAATGAATTCTGTGGATGTTCCAGCTAAAAAAATAGATACTAAATTTGAAATTCTTGAAACAGGAATTAAATCTATTGACTTTTTTATTCCTATTTTAAAAGGTTATAAATTAGGAATATTTGGTGGAGCTGGAGTTGGAAAAACTGTTTTAATGAAAGAAATTATTTTTAATGTTTCTAAATTTAAAAGTAAAATTAATTCATCAATTTTTATTGGTTCAGGAGAACGTTCACGTGAAGGATTAGAATTATTTTCAGAGCTAAATGAATCTAATTTAATGTCAAATACTTCACTTTATATTTCACAAATGAATGAACACCCAGGATCTAGAATGAGTATTGTTCCAATCGGAATTACAGCAGCAGAATATTTAAGAGATGTAGAAAAACAAAATATTCTTTTATTTATTGACAACATTTATCGTTATATTCAAGCTGGAAATGAAATTTCAGCTTCTTTAGGTAAAAAACCTTCTATTGGTGGATATCAATCAACTTTAGATAGTGAAGTTTCTGAAGTTCAAAATAGATTATATGCAAATGAAAATGGTTCAATTACAGCTTTTGAAACTGTGTTTTTACCAATGGATGATATTACAGATCCCTCAGCTGTTTCTGTATTAAATCATTTAGATTCCTCATTGGTATTATCTCGTGAACAAATTGCTAAAAATATTTATCCTGCTTTTGACCCTATTGCATCAACCTCAAACTCAGTAAATGAAAAAATTATTGGTAAAAGACATTTTGATGCTATTTTAAGAACAAAAAGTATCTTACAAAAATATAAAGAACTTGAAGATGTTATTTTAATTTTGGGTTTTGATGAGTTAGATAAAGAGAGTAAAATTATTGTAAGGAAAGCTATGCAATTACAGTACTTCTTTACACAAAATTTCTTTACAGCTGAAAGTTTTACAAAAGAACAAGGAGTTTATGTAAAACTAGAAGACACCATTGAATCAGTTATTAGAATTATTGAAGGGAAATACATTAACCAAAGTCCTGAAATTTTTAAATCAATTGGATCAGCACTTGATTTACCAATGGATGAAGAATTAGAAGACATATAA
- the serS gene encoding serine--tRNA ligase: MLDLKIILNDAEKIKQVLINRGWEKNKANSIIEKIFFLGKNRSTLMFQQQNLQNELNTNSALIGQYKSQKKNTEELMKQINLLKEKLQKISIETEKNNQELEDLLLEIPNIPTIDTPVGFSEEDNVVIENFWELEQPIIPNPLTHYEIGINLDILDFKRAVKMSGTRFAIFKNQGAQLVRALASFMLDFHTKKGYKELTVPTMVKTEMLYGTGQLPKFGQDSYRIENQDMWMIATSEIPVTNYYNNEIVDLSIPQKFTAYTRCYRSEAGSGGKDTKGLIRSHEFHKVELVKIVSQEESYAEYLKTVEDAKDILKALKIPFQAVQLCTGDLGFSSQKTIDLELWLPSENKYRETSSVSIFGDFQARRAKIRYRDAQGKTKYAHTINGSGLAIDRVIAALLEIYQNQDGTITIPSVLVPYMGGKTKIEKNN, from the coding sequence ATGTTAGATCTAAAAATAATTTTAAATGATGCAGAAAAAATCAAGCAAGTTTTAATTAATCGTGGCTGAGAAAAAAACAAGGCGAATTCTATAATTGAAAAAATATTTTTTCTAGGTAAAAATCGTAGTACATTAATGTTTCAACAACAAAATTTGCAAAATGAACTAAATACAAATTCTGCTTTAATTGGACAATATAAAAGTCAGAAAAAAAATACAGAAGAATTAATGAAACAAATTAATCTTTTGAAAGAAAAACTTCAAAAGATTTCAATAGAAACAGAAAAAAATAATCAAGAATTAGAAGATCTTTTGCTTGAAATTCCTAATATTCCTACAATAGATACTCCTGTAGGGTTTTCCGAAGAAGATAATGTTGTAATTGAAAATTTTTGGGAATTAGAACAACCTATAATACCAAATCCCTTAACACACTATGAAATTGGTATAAATTTAGATATTTTAGATTTTAAAAGAGCTGTTAAAATGTCAGGCACTAGATTTGCTATTTTTAAAAATCAAGGCGCACAATTAGTGCGTGCACTTGCTTCATTCATGTTAGATTTTCATACTAAAAAAGGGTATAAAGAATTGACTGTTCCTACTATGGTAAAAACAGAAATGTTATATGGTACAGGACAACTTCCTAAATTTGGTCAAGATTCATATAGAATAGAAAATCAAGATATGTGAATGATTGCTACTTCTGAAATTCCTGTTACTAATTATTATAATAATGAAATTGTTGATCTTTCTATTCCTCAAAAATTTACAGCTTATACAAGATGTTATAGATCAGAAGCTGGAAGCGGTGGAAAAGATACAAAAGGTTTAATTAGATCACATGAATTTCACAAAGTAGAACTTGTGAAAATTGTTTCACAAGAAGAATCATATGCAGAATATCTAAAAACTGTTGAAGATGCTAAAGATATTTTGAAAGCTTTAAAAATTCCTTTTCAAGCCGTACAATTGTGTACGGGAGATCTGGGATTTAGTTCACAAAAAACAATTGACTTAGAATTATGGCTTCCCTCAGAAAACAAATACAGAGAAACATCTTCTGTTTCTATTTTTGGTGATTTTCAAGCTAGAAGGGCTAAAATTAGATATCGTGATGCTCAAGGAAAAACAAAATATGCACACACAATTAATGGTTCTGGTTTAGCAATTGATCGTGTAATTGCTGCGCTTTTAGAAATCTACCAAAACCAAGATGGAACAATTACTATTCCTTCTGTATTGGTTCCTTACATGGGTGGCAAAACTAAAATTGAAAAAAATAATTAG